The following coding sequences lie in one Bacteroidota bacterium genomic window:
- the apaG gene encoding Co2+/Mg2+ efflux protein ApaG, which translates to MGTQTTLVTHGIKISVETMFQSEHSVAEHRHFLFSYRITIENKSEYTVQLISRHWDIYDSSSEHSEVDGEGVVGEQPVLEPGEVFEYESACSLTTDMGKMSGRYMMERKIDKARFYVTIPEFELIVPQRLN; encoded by the coding sequence ATGGGAACACAAACTACTCTAGTAACGCATGGAATAAAAATTAGCGTTGAAACCATGTTTCAAAGTGAACATTCCGTTGCCGAACACCGTCATTTTTTATTTTCTTACCGTATCACCATTGAAAACAAGAGTGAATATACTGTGCAACTCATTTCACGTCATTGGGATATTTATGATTCAAGCAGCGAACACAGTGAAGTAGATGGAGAAGGTGTGGTTGGTGAACAGCCAGTTTTGGAACCCGGTGAAGTATTTGAATACGAGTCAGCTTGTAGTTTAACTACGGATATGGGTAAAATGAGCGGAAGGTATATGATGGAGCGGAAAATTGACAAAGCTCGTTTTTACGTAACAATACCTGAATTTGAATTAATTGTTCCGCAACGATTAAATTAA
- a CDS encoding NUDIX domain-containing protein — MAINKFIIRVYGILINDQSQVLISDELIKGHKITKFPGGGLEFGEGTHECVIREFMEETNNEVEVIEHFYTTDYMQVSAYNPEHQIVSIYYLVKPIGNFEIKTTDKIFDFIGGQQHEQTFRWLDLRAASEKDFTLPIDKIVGKLLQTRAK, encoded by the coding sequence ATGGCAATTAACAAATTCATCATTCGTGTTTACGGCATTTTAATTAATGATCAGTCGCAGGTGCTTATCTCTGACGAATTGATCAAAGGTCATAAAATCACAAAATTTCCTGGCGGTGGATTGGAATTTGGTGAAGGAACACATGAATGCGTCATACGAGAATTCATGGAAGAAACGAACAATGAGGTAGAAGTAATCGAACATTTTTACACAACGGATTACATGCAAGTATCTGCCTACAATCCGGAGCACCAAATCGTAAGCATTTATTATTTGGTTAAACCAATTGGCAATTTTGAAATTAAAACAACCGACAAAATATTTGATTTTATTGGTGGCCAACAACACGAACAAACCTTTCGATGGTTGGATCTTAGAGCCGCCTCCGAAAAGGACTTTACATTACCGATTGACAAAATTGTTGGCAAGTTGCTTCAAACAAGAGCTAAATAA
- a CDS encoding OmpA family protein — translation MKKLIYILSILLSTTSFAQNIEFTKDNFKDDKDGLKEAKRNLEKGDEFFAMATVFYKQALDPYYLAAQKFNPNNALLNYKIGKCYLYSNYKLKSIPYLEKALQLNPEVDPQIHYLLGKAYHLNMDWDKAIKAFQTFQKTLKGEELALVMGDVNVHISQCLTGKEMVKNPIRVFIDNVGPDVNSQFPDYGPVISADESVMIFTSRRTGSTGEKIDPEINEYYEDIYMSTRVNGKWTKAINMGSPINTDNHDANSGLSADGQKFLIYIGNNNGDLYESELKGDKWSKPDHMNKNINTSYHESSACYTPDGKSVYFVTDKPEGGLGDRDIYVSTKDEKGKWGKPVNLGPTINTQYGEEGVFLHPDGKTLYFSSQGHKSMGGYDIFKSVYNTETKTWSEPENIGYPVNTPDDDVFFVTSASGKHGYYASFNANGYGEKDIYMITFLGAEKPMIMNNEDNLLASQAAPVKETVIAPVLAIKEAQLTILKGVITDDLTKQPLEATIEIVDNLKNQVIASFTSNSSTGKYLVSLPAGRNYGIAVKKENYLFHSENFDIPNTAAYQEVVKDVALKNIAVGSKIILKNIFFDFDKATLRPESTNELERLTKLLNDVPTLKIEISGHTDSKGADEYNKTLSNNRAKAVLDYLVKAGIAANRLTSVGYGEEQPISTNDTDEGRQLNRRTEFKILSK, via the coding sequence ATGAAAAAACTGATATACATACTTTCAATATTACTTTCAACTACTTCCTTTGCACAAAATATTGAATTCACCAAAGATAACTTTAAGGATGATAAAGATGGATTGAAAGAAGCAAAACGGAACCTTGAAAAAGGAGATGAATTTTTTGCGATGGCAACCGTATTCTACAAACAAGCCTTGGATCCATATTATTTGGCAGCTCAAAAATTCAATCCGAATAATGCATTACTGAATTACAAAATCGGTAAGTGTTATTTGTATTCGAACTACAAACTAAAATCCATCCCCTATTTGGAAAAAGCACTTCAACTAAATCCTGAAGTAGATCCTCAAATCCATTACCTATTAGGGAAAGCTTACCACCTAAATATGGACTGGGACAAAGCAATCAAAGCATTTCAAACATTTCAAAAAACTTTAAAGGGCGAAGAATTAGCACTGGTAATGGGCGATGTAAATGTTCATATCAGTCAATGTTTAACGGGAAAAGAAATGGTTAAAAATCCAATTCGTGTATTTATCGACAATGTAGGTCCGGATGTAAACTCTCAATTCCCTGATTATGGACCGGTAATTTCTGCAGACGAATCGGTAATGATTTTCACCTCCAGAAGAACCGGCAGTACCGGTGAAAAAATTGACCCGGAAATCAATGAGTATTATGAAGATATTTATATGTCTACTCGTGTAAACGGCAAATGGACAAAAGCTATCAACATGGGCTCACCGATTAACACCGACAACCATGATGCAAACTCCGGCTTATCTGCTGATGGTCAAAAATTCTTAATTTATATCGGAAATAACAATGGCGATTTATATGAATCCGAATTAAAAGGAGACAAATGGAGTAAACCGGATCATATGAACAAGAACATCAACACTTCTTATCATGAATCATCTGCTTGTTATACGCCCGATGGAAAATCGGTATACTTTGTAACCGATAAACCAGAAGGTGGATTGGGTGACCGAGATATTTATGTGTCAACAAAAGATGAAAAAGGGAAATGGGGCAAACCTGTCAACCTTGGACCAACAATCAATACACAATACGGTGAAGAAGGTGTTTTTCTTCATCCGGATGGTAAAACACTTTACTTTAGTTCACAAGGACATAAAAGTATGGGTGGTTACGATATCTTTAAATCTGTATACAACACTGAAACCAAAACATGGTCGGAACCAGAAAACATCGGCTATCCTGTAAATACTCCGGATGATGACGTTTTCTTTGTTACTTCTGCAAGTGGTAAACATGGTTACTATGCATCCTTTAATGCAAATGGATATGGAGAAAAAGACATTTACATGATTACGTTTTTAGGTGCGGAAAAACCAATGATCATGAACAATGAAGACAACTTATTGGCTAGCCAAGCGGCACCGGTAAAAGAAACTGTTATTGCTCCAGTTTTAGCAATTAAGGAAGCTCAATTAACAATCTTAAAAGGTGTAATCACGGATGATTTGACCAAACAACCTTTGGAGGCGACCATTGAAATTGTGGACAATTTAAAAAACCAAGTAATTGCAAGTTTCACTTCCAATAGTTCTACAGGGAAGTACCTCGTTTCGTTGCCTGCAGGAAGAAACTATGGTATTGCTGTGAAGAAAGAAAATTATTTATTTCACTCTGAAAATTTTGACATCCCAAATACTGCCGCATACCAGGAAGTTGTGAAAGATGTTGCCTTAAAAAACATTGCAGTGGGTAGTAAAATTATCTTGAAGAACATTTTCTTTGATTTTGATAAAGCAACCTTGCGACCTGAATCAACCAACGAGTTGGAGCGTTTGACAAAACTATTAAACGATGTGCCTACTTTAAAAATTGAAATCTCCGGCCATACCGATTCAAAAGGTGCTGACGAATACAACAAAACACTTTCTAACAATCGTGCAAAAGCCGTTTTGGATTATCTGGTAAAAGCGGGTATCGCTGCTAACAGATTAACGTCTGTTGGATATGGAGAAGAACAACCAATTTCCACAAACGATACGGATGAAGGACGACAATTAAACAGAAGAACGGAATTCAAGATTTTAAGTAAATAA
- a CDS encoding tetratricopeptide repeat protein, with protein sequence MNVKKLLLAFVCAMAIQAIATAQTDSIVKAKVLDDGSQDAEKFYNSGIANFANKNFSGALNDFNQAIALKPDFERAIYNRGTTKFEMKDYNGAIADFDKALTINQTADSYFSRAQSKYALGNKDGAIADYTKTVDIKPDYAQAYYYRGGIKFENADYKGAIDDFTKAITIKPDYAYAYNDRGSAKRQMDDLKGAISDYNKALVANSEMAFTHNNLGSAKRKQGDFKGAISDYTEAINLKKDYYVAYNNRGSAKLDNGDYQGAIDDFSKAIQLKSDYAFALNNRAYAKYKLKDYKGSIEDCTKAIQINASYGYAYLNRGIAKEMLRDNAGACADWKKAAELGVETARNYSGDCK encoded by the coding sequence ATGAACGTAAAAAAACTACTACTGGCTTTCGTTTGCGCTATGGCTATTCAAGCTATAGCAACTGCTCAAACGGATAGTATCGTAAAAGCAAAAGTGTTGGACGATGGATCCCAAGATGCAGAAAAATTTTACAATAGCGGCATTGCCAATTTTGCAAATAAAAATTTCAGCGGTGCTTTAAATGATTTCAACCAAGCAATTGCTTTAAAGCCGGATTTTGAAAGAGCCATTTATAACCGCGGAACAACGAAGTTCGAAATGAAGGATTATAATGGTGCCATTGCCGACTTCGACAAAGCATTAACCATCAATCAAACTGCAGATAGTTATTTTAGTCGCGCACAATCCAAATATGCACTCGGTAATAAAGACGGTGCCATTGCCGATTACACCAAAACGGTTGATATAAAACCAGACTATGCACAAGCCTATTATTACAGAGGTGGGATAAAATTTGAAAATGCCGATTACAAAGGCGCTATTGATGATTTCACAAAAGCCATTACCATCAAACCAGATTATGCTTATGCGTATAACGACAGAGGAAGTGCAAAACGTCAGATGGATGATTTAAAAGGCGCAATTTCAGACTACAACAAAGCACTTGTAGCCAACTCCGAAATGGCTTTTACTCATAATAATTTAGGAAGTGCAAAACGCAAACAAGGCGACTTCAAAGGCGCTATCAGCGATTATACAGAAGCGATTAATCTTAAAAAAGATTATTATGTAGCTTACAATAACCGTGGAAGTGCAAAATTAGACAATGGCGATTATCAAGGTGCTATTGACGATTTCTCAAAAGCCATTCAACTTAAATCGGATTATGCATTTGCTCTAAATAATCGTGCGTATGCAAAGTATAAATTGAAAGATTACAAAGGCAGCATCGAAGATTGTACAAAAGCAATTCAGATCAATGCCTCCTATGGTTATGCCTATCTCAACCGAGGAATTGCAAAAGAAATGCTAAGAGATAATGCAGGAGCTTGTGCCGACTGGAAAAAAGCTGCTGAGCTTGGAGTAGAAACAGCAAGAAATTATTCAGGCGATTGTAAATAA
- a CDS encoding DUF885 domain-containing protein gives MKKISFSSLIILSVLLACNPVQQDPADKKEYTSEEIALESKKVNAFFDRVFDARIDRDPMQQSFFGIKKDYDKWPDISESNVASELEITKSNLDSLHANFKLEALDEQTQISYRLFEKACKDAVENYQWHLYDYPVTQMGGLHADVPTFLINVHAVTSTADAEAYISRLNGMSRLFDQLIENLKLREAKSIIPPKFVFPYVLNDCKNMTTGQPYDKAGTVNPLLEDFMNKVNALDCKGEEKLALIEKCTEALRSSVKPAYEKLVAYWVELEKKSTTDDGIWKVPSGDAYYDFALKQTTTTNLTADEIHEIGLKEVARIHEEMKVIMKKVNFKSNNLQAFFDFMREDKQFYYANDAAGKEAYRVKAVKIIDDMKLELDKLFKTKPKADIVVKPVEAFREKSAGGAFYEDPAIDGSRPGRYYINLYNMADQAIYQMEALAYHEGIPGHHMQIAIAQELKGIPKFRMHGGNTAYIEGWALYSELVPKEIGFYQDPYSDFGRLAMELFRAARLVVDTGIHRKKWSREQALAYFKENTPNPEGDNKKEIERYIVWPSQATGYKIGMNKILELRENAKKKLGNKFDIREFHDVVLTSGPVPMDVLEEMVNNWVAKK, from the coding sequence ATGAAAAAAATTAGTTTTAGCAGCCTTATTATCCTCTCCGTCCTTCTTGCGTGCAATCCTGTTCAGCAAGATCCGGCAGATAAGAAAGAATATACATCTGAAGAAATTGCTTTGGAAAGTAAGAAAGTGAATGCGTTTTTTGATCGCGTTTTTGATGCAAGAATTGATCGTGATCCGATGCAGCAATCTTTTTTTGGCATTAAAAAGGATTATGATAAATGGCCGGATATTAGTGAAAGTAATGTTGCTAGCGAATTAGAGATTACGAAATCCAATTTGGATTCGCTGCATGCAAATTTTAAACTAGAAGCACTGGATGAGCAAACTCAAATCAGTTATCGCTTGTTTGAAAAAGCTTGTAAAGATGCGGTAGAAAATTATCAATGGCATTTGTATGATTATCCCGTAACCCAGATGGGAGGCTTGCATGCAGATGTTCCTACTTTTTTAATTAATGTGCATGCTGTCACGTCTACTGCAGACGCAGAAGCATACATTTCCCGTTTAAATGGAATGAGTCGATTGTTTGATCAATTGATTGAAAATTTAAAGTTGCGAGAAGCAAAAAGTATTATTCCTCCCAAATTTGTTTTTCCTTATGTATTAAATGATTGCAAAAACATGACGACCGGTCAGCCTTATGATAAAGCAGGAACGGTGAATCCATTGTTGGAAGATTTTATGAATAAGGTGAATGCCTTGGATTGTAAAGGTGAAGAGAAGTTAGCCTTAATCGAAAAATGTACGGAAGCGCTAAGGTCGTCTGTAAAACCGGCTTATGAAAAATTGGTTGCTTATTGGGTAGAATTAGAGAAAAAGTCGACTACAGATGATGGTATCTGGAAGGTTCCTAGTGGAGATGCGTATTATGATTTTGCATTGAAGCAAACCACCACCACCAATTTAACTGCCGATGAAATACATGAAATCGGTTTAAAAGAGGTAGCTCGAATTCACGAGGAAATGAAAGTGATTATGAAAAAGGTGAATTTTAAAAGCAATAATTTGCAAGCCTTTTTTGATTTTATGCGCGAGGATAAACAGTTTTATTATGCGAATGATGCTGCAGGAAAAGAAGCATATCGCGTAAAAGCGGTGAAAATTATTGATGATATGAAATTGGAGTTGGACAAACTATTTAAGACAAAACCGAAAGCAGATATTGTAGTTAAACCTGTAGAAGCGTTTCGTGAAAAATCAGCTGGTGGCGCGTTCTACGAAGATCCGGCAATAGATGGTTCACGCCCTGGCAGGTATTATATCAATTTGTACAACATGGCCGACCAAGCAATTTATCAAATGGAAGCATTGGCTTATCATGAAGGAATTCCAGGGCATCACATGCAAATTGCAATTGCACAAGAACTAAAAGGAATTCCGAAATTTAGGATGCATGGTGGAAACACCGCTTACATCGAAGGGTGGGCATTGTATTCAGAATTAGTTCCGAAAGAAATCGGCTTTTACCAAGATCCATATTCGGATTTCGGACGATTGGCGATGGAGCTATTTCGTGCAGCTCGTTTGGTAGTTGATACCGGAATTCACCGTAAAAAATGGTCGCGTGAGCAAGCATTGGCCTATTTTAAAGAAAACACCCCGAATCCAGAAGGAGATAATAAAAAAGAGATTGAACGCTATATTGTATGGCCTTCTCAGGCGACAGGATATAAGATTGGGATGAACAAAATTTTAGAATTGCGTGAAAATGCCAAGAAAAAATTAGGAAATAAGTTTGACATTCGTGAATTTCACGATGTCGTTTTAACATCCGGTCCTGTTCCGATGGATGTGTTGGAAGAAATGGTGAATAATTGGGTGGCGAAAAAATAG
- a CDS encoding M42 family metallopeptidase, which produces MAKKTSPKSKASKSILNTKSLDFLKAYLNNASPTGFESEGQKLWLDYIKPYTDDYFTDNYGTAVAVINPKATFRVVIEAHADEISWFVHYITNDGFIYLRRNGGSDHMIAPSKRVNIHTDKGIVKAVFGWPAIHVRDAAREEAPSLKNIFLDCGCATKKEVEALGVHVGCVVTYEDEFMVLNDTYYVGRALDNRVGGFMIAEVARLLKESKTKLPFGLYFTNSVQEEVGLRGAEMITHTIKPNVAIITDVCHDTQSPMMNKISSGDLACGKGPVLTYGPAVQNNLLKLILDAATKKKIPFQRAAVSRATGTDTDAFAYSVGGVPSALISLPLRYMHTTVESVHKHDVENVIKLIFESLKSIKNNHDFKYNKK; this is translated from the coding sequence ATGGCAAAAAAAACATCTCCTAAATCAAAAGCATCCAAATCGATTTTAAATACAAAGTCGCTAGATTTTTTAAAAGCATATTTAAATAATGCTTCACCGACTGGTTTTGAAAGTGAAGGACAAAAATTGTGGTTAGATTATATCAAGCCATATACCGATGATTATTTTACCGATAATTATGGAACAGCCGTTGCTGTGATTAATCCAAAAGCAACATTCAGAGTGGTGATTGAAGCACATGCCGATGAAATATCTTGGTTTGTACATTATATAACAAATGATGGTTTTATCTATCTAAGAAGAAATGGTGGCAGCGACCATATGATTGCTCCTTCTAAACGTGTGAATATTCATACAGATAAAGGAATTGTGAAAGCAGTTTTCGGTTGGCCGGCTATTCATGTGCGTGACGCAGCCCGTGAAGAAGCTCCTTCCTTAAAAAATATTTTCTTGGACTGTGGATGTGCTACAAAAAAAGAAGTGGAAGCTTTGGGTGTGCATGTTGGTTGTGTGGTGACCTATGAAGATGAGTTTATGGTTCTAAACGATACGTATTATGTTGGTCGTGCTTTGGATAACCGAGTAGGCGGTTTTATGATTGCAGAAGTTGCTCGTTTGTTGAAAGAAAGTAAAACGAAATTACCTTTCGGATTGTATTTTACAAATTCAGTGCAGGAAGAAGTCGGATTACGTGGTGCGGAAATGATTACTCATACCATTAAACCGAATGTGGCCATCATTACAGATGTTTGTCATGATACCCAATCACCAATGATGAATAAAATATCCAGTGGAGATTTGGCTTGTGGAAAAGGACCTGTTTTAACTTACGGACCGGCAGTACAAAATAATTTGTTGAAATTGATTTTAGATGCAGCAACGAAAAAGAAAATTCCTTTCCAACGTGCCGCTGTTTCTAGAGCCACAGGAACAGATACAGATGCTTTTGCTTATTCTGTTGGCGGTGTTCCTTCTGCATTGATTTCATTGCCTTTGCGTTATATGCATACAACCGTTGAAAGTGTGCATAAACACGATGTGGAAAATGTAATTAAATTAATTTTTGAATCCTTGAAATCAATCAAAAATAATCACGATTTCAAATACAATAAAAAATAA
- a CDS encoding GH3 auxin-responsive promoter family protein, translating into MAIIGSVIKRSFEIRERLPKIRKKDGYKQQTKVLKKLLAKAEFTAFGEHYNFSKILGADDVITAFQNTVKTHDYNSMFKNWWYRAKEGEPNVCWPNKIKYFALSSGTSESSSKYIPVTTDMLKVIQKVSLRQMISQVHLGLPKEHFERGVLMVGGSTDLKYNGIYYEGDLSGITTSTIPFYVQGYNKPGKRIARERNWESKLEEIAKNAKDWDIGIVCGVPAWIQILFEKIIADYNVETIHDVWPNLNVYIHGGVSFAPYKKGFEKLLARPIVYMDTYLASEGYIAFQTRQESESMKMMLDNGLFYEFVPFNEKNFDEDSNIVENPETLHIDQVKEGVEYALLITTCSGAWRYLIGDVVKFTSLEKDEIIITGRTKHFLSLCGEHLSQDNMNRAIELVSAELNIDIKEFTVAGINYDTMFAHHWFIGTDDAVDAKVLRNRIDETLKELNDDYKVERIAALKDVIVDVFPSSVFYDYMKTKGKLGSSNKFPRVLKKNQQLDWESYLKIRNKE; encoded by the coding sequence ATGGCAATCATAGGGTCGGTCATAAAGCGGTCGTTTGAAATTAGAGAACGCTTACCCAAAATCCGAAAAAAGGACGGGTATAAGCAACAAACGAAGGTCTTAAAAAAATTACTCGCAAAAGCAGAGTTTACTGCTTTTGGTGAACATTATAATTTCTCGAAAATATTAGGAGCGGATGATGTGATTACGGCCTTTCAAAATACCGTTAAAACACACGACTATAACTCCATGTTCAAGAATTGGTGGTATCGTGCTAAGGAAGGTGAGCCCAACGTCTGTTGGCCGAACAAAATAAAATATTTTGCCCTTAGCTCCGGCACTTCTGAATCCTCCAGCAAATATATTCCTGTTACTACGGATATGCTGAAAGTGATTCAAAAGGTAAGCCTTCGACAAATGATTTCGCAAGTGCATCTAGGTTTACCAAAGGAACATTTTGAACGTGGTGTTTTGATGGTGGGTGGCAGCACCGATTTGAAATACAATGGTATCTATTATGAAGGAGATTTGAGCGGTATTACTACCAGCACCATTCCTTTTTATGTGCAAGGGTACAATAAACCCGGTAAACGCATTGCACGTGAACGCAATTGGGAATCGAAATTAGAAGAGATTGCAAAGAATGCAAAAGACTGGGACATCGGCATTGTTTGCGGTGTTCCTGCTTGGATTCAGATTTTGTTTGAAAAAATTATTGCCGATTACAATGTGGAAACCATTCACGATGTTTGGCCCAATTTAAATGTATACATCCACGGTGGTGTTTCCTTCGCTCCCTACAAAAAAGGTTTTGAAAAGTTATTGGCTCGTCCGATTGTCTACATGGATACCTATTTGGCTTCTGAAGGGTATATCGCTTTTCAAACACGACAAGAATCGGAATCGATGAAGATGATGTTGGATAATGGGTTGTTCTATGAGTTTGTTCCTTTTAATGAAAAGAATTTTGATGAGGACAGCAATATTGTGGAAAATCCGGAGACATTGCACATTGATCAAGTGAAAGAAGGAGTGGAGTATGCGCTTTTGATTACGACTTGTTCCGGTGCGTGGCGATATTTGATTGGGGATGTGGTGAAATTTACTTCTCTTGAAAAAGATGAAATCATTATTACCGGTCGTACCAAACATTTTTTGAGTTTGTGTGGCGAGCATCTTTCACAAGACAATATGAACCGTGCGATTGAATTGGTGTCTGCTGAATTAAACATCGACATCAAAGAATTTACTGTTGCCGGAATTAATTATGATACCATGTTTGCACACCATTGGTTTATTGGTACAGATGATGCTGTTGACGCAAAAGTATTGCGCAATCGAATTGATGAAACACTAAAAGAGTTGAATGACGATTATAAAGTTGAAAGAATTGCCGCTTTAAAAGATGTTATTGTGGACGTGTTTCCTAGCAGTGTGTTTTACGATTATATGAAAACGAAAGGTAAGTTGGGTTCGTCAAATAAATTTCCGCGTGTATTAAAAAAGAACCAACAGTTGGATTGGGAATCATATTTAAAGATAAGAAATAAGGAATGA
- a CDS encoding LysE family transporter — translation MIFKAIFSGLTLGLALALSLGPSFFALIQTSTKRGFRPAFWLAFGIFLSDILCVFLAYFGVAQFLDSPQNKIYVGLIGGTVLVMFGFFSVFQRKKVESGNVEVKAVSMPIYVTKGFFLNLLNPVVIGLWMACVVTVSSNKDYTFIHILLFFLVSLTTVFLTDVLKAYSANKISRFLSEKVLRIISIIAGIILMISGVIMIYKVFA, via the coding sequence ATGATTTTTAAGGCCATTTTTTCGGGATTAACACTCGGACTAGCGCTTGCATTGTCGCTGGGGCCATCCTTTTTTGCATTGATACAAACCAGTACCAAACGCGGTTTCCGACCGGCATTTTGGCTGGCATTTGGTATTTTTTTAAGTGATATTCTTTGTGTGTTTTTGGCTTATTTTGGTGTTGCTCAGTTTTTAGATAGCCCACAAAATAAAATTTATGTTGGATTGATTGGTGGAACTGTGCTGGTGATGTTTGGCTTTTTTAGTGTGTTTCAGCGAAAAAAAGTAGAAAGTGGAAATGTGGAAGTGAAAGCGGTGAGCATGCCCATTTATGTTACTAAAGGCTTTTTTCTAAACTTGCTGAATCCGGTGGTGATTGGCTTGTGGATGGCTTGTGTGGTAACTGTGAGTTCAAATAAAGACTATACCTTCATTCACATTTTACTGTTCTTTCTTGTTTCCTTAACCACTGTATTTCTTACGGATGTGTTAAAGGCTTATTCAGCAAATAAAATTAGTCGTTTTTTGAGTGAAAAGGTATTGCGAATTATTAGCATTATTGCCGGCATCATCTTAATGATTTCCGGAGTTATCATGATTTATAAAGTGTTTGCTTAA
- a CDS encoding nucleoside triphosphate pyrophosphohydrolase family protein encodes MIHKIKYVEIFHDTFKIGNRYTPTAEVGENEYMLRYNLIKEENEEYLEACKNGDLVEIADALGDQLYILFGTILRHGLQHKIEEVFDEIQRSNMSKLDENGQPIFREDGKILKSNLYFKPNIKTILEK; translated from the coding sequence TTGATTCACAAAATCAAATACGTAGAAATTTTTCACGATACTTTTAAAATCGGCAACAGATATACACCTACTGCTGAAGTAGGAGAAAATGAATACATGTTACGTTACAATCTCATCAAAGAGGAAAACGAAGAATACCTGGAAGCTTGTAAAAATGGCGATTTGGTGGAGATTGCTGATGCATTGGGTGATCAGTTATACATTTTATTCGGAACCATTTTACGTCATGGATTACAACACAAAATCGAAGAAGTGTTTGATGAAATTCAACGCAGCAATATGAGTAAGTTGGATGAAAACGGACAACCGATTTTCAGAGAAGATGGAAAAATATTAAAGAGCAACTTGTATTTTAAACCGAATATTAAAACGATTTTAGAGAAGTAG
- a CDS encoding OmpH family outer membrane protein, whose amino-acid sequence MNKNISLVLNVVLAVAVVILYYLHFSSSPASDDVATHIDTTAAAKPIVLTPKEIKESKMVYVNLDVLNEQYDYIKEVNAAAKRELSSLESQYQKKGQKLQEDYMLFQQQAQGGQLSDNQIAAKEQELTKRKEELDQLELRSQQMMDEMQQRSEEMNISIKEYLKEYNKNSNYNFVMAYSAGPLSPVLIANDSLDITKEILDGLNAQYKASKGAKK is encoded by the coding sequence ATGAATAAAAATATTTCCCTTGTATTAAATGTTGTTTTAGCCGTTGCAGTAGTTATTCTGTATTATTTACATTTTTCATCGTCACCGGCTTCTGATGATGTTGCAACCCATATCGACACCACAGCTGCTGCAAAACCAATTGTTTTGACGCCCAAAGAAATTAAGGAATCGAAAATGGTATATGTGAATTTAGATGTATTAAATGAACAATACGATTACATCAAAGAAGTGAATGCCGCTGCGAAAAGAGAATTATCCTCTTTAGAAAGTCAATACCAAAAGAAGGGACAAAAACTACAAGAAGACTATATGTTGTTTCAACAGCAAGCGCAAGGCGGACAATTATCCGACAATCAAATAGCAGCAAAAGAGCAGGAACTTACCAAACGTAAGGAAGAATTGGATCAATTGGAATTGAGATCACAACAAATGATGGATGAAATGCAACAGCGTTCGGAAGAAATGAACATCTCTATCAAAGAATATTTGAAAGAATACAACAAAAACAGCAACTACAATTTTGTAATGGCTTACAGCGCTGGTCCACTTAGTCCGGTTTTAATTGCAAACGACAGTCTTGACATTACCAAAGAAATCCTTGACGGATTGAATGCACAATACAAGGCAAGCAAAGGAGCTAAAAAATAA